One genomic region from Sphingobacterium sp. UGAL515B_05 encodes:
- the hutG gene encoding formimidoylglutamase, protein MNLLLNNPEIYNKGDQAVWKGRIDGQDREWMRWHQLMDCVDLLEQPNLRQSIAFLGFCSDEGVARNQGRVGAKDGPTALRNVLTNLPVHFSDKLKLKDCGDILLKDNDLELSQQGLGAALNCILEQEGFPVILGGGHEVAYGHYLGVKEFLKSRNQSLGIINLDAHLDIRPLEDGKGNSGTGFFQIEQDQSKADLPFHYLAIGIQEISNTKGLLDYAKEKDVQIIERESLIIEKLDLIREKIVRFSKSVDYVYLTIDLDAFAAAYAPGVSALAFNGIVPDQLFFTIYDILLDLPNIRSVDFAELNPYFDIDSRTAKLAADLIFKLTNKIATKID, encoded by the coding sequence ATGAACTTATTGTTGAATAATCCGGAAATATATAACAAAGGAGACCAAGCGGTCTGGAAGGGGCGTATCGATGGCCAGGATCGTGAATGGATGCGTTGGCATCAATTAATGGATTGTGTTGATCTTCTCGAGCAGCCCAATTTAAGGCAGTCCATTGCTTTTCTCGGATTCTGTAGCGATGAGGGTGTTGCACGCAATCAAGGTCGTGTAGGGGCCAAAGATGGACCGACAGCACTCCGGAATGTATTAACAAACCTTCCTGTCCATTTTTCTGATAAACTAAAACTTAAAGATTGTGGTGATATACTTTTAAAAGACAATGATTTAGAGTTGTCTCAGCAGGGGCTAGGGGCTGCTTTAAATTGTATTCTCGAACAAGAAGGATTTCCAGTCATCTTAGGTGGTGGCCATGAAGTAGCTTATGGCCATTATTTGGGTGTTAAAGAATTTTTAAAGAGTCGTAATCAAAGTCTTGGCATTATTAATTTGGATGCCCATTTAGACATCCGTCCATTGGAGGATGGCAAAGGAAATTCTGGAACGGGCTTCTTTCAAATCGAGCAGGATCAGTCTAAAGCTGATTTGCCATTTCATTACTTAGCAATTGGTATTCAGGAAATTAGTAACACCAAGGGATTGTTGGACTATGCCAAAGAGAAGGATGTGCAGATTATTGAAAGAGAGAGTTTGATCATTGAAAAGCTTGATTTAATTAGGGAAAAAATTGTTCGTTTCTCCAAATCGGTGGATTATGTGTATTTGACGATTGATCTTGATGCTTTCGCAGCAGCCTATGCGCCGGGAGTAAGTGCATTGGCATTTAACGGTATTGTCCCGGATCAGCTATTTTTTACAATTTATGATATTCTTTTAGATCTACCCAATATAAGATCTGTCGATTTTGCCGAATTAAACCCTTATTTTGACATAGATTCCAGAACAGCCAAATTGGCAGCTGATCTGATATTTAAGTTGACAAACAAAATAGCAACAAAAATTGATTAA
- a CDS encoding GNAT family N-acetyltransferase, which yields MEVIQKNNDKHGSFEVIDQENSVAQMTYTWAGPTKFIIDHTEVGSEYAGKGLGKQMLMAAVAYARREHLKIMPLCPFAKSVFDKDPTLADVLF from the coding sequence ATGGAAGTAATACAAAAAAATAACGACAAACATGGTAGCTTTGAGGTTATCGATCAGGAAAATTCCGTTGCACAAATGACATACACTTGGGCTGGCCCTACAAAATTCATCATAGATCATACAGAAGTGGGCTCCGAGTATGCTGGGAAAGGGCTAGGCAAACAAATGTTAATGGCAGCAGTTGCTTATGCCCGCAGAGAACATTTAAAAATTATGCCACTATGTCCATTTGCAAAATCAGTTTTTGATAAGGATCCCACATTAGCCGATGTACTTTTTTAA
- a CDS encoding exonuclease domain-containing protein → MSVNQSKKQEFAIVDIETTGGNAKSSRITEVAIVIHDGNQVLERWETLVNPGKEIPNSIFALTGIDNEMVKDAPLFDEVAEHIYGMLEDRIFVAHNVNFDYSFIRFQLQESGFEWSAIKLCTVRYARKIKPGLLSYSLGRLCDYLDIPIENRHRAGGDANATAILFAYLKALDTEQVFQDMIKHKALDQRFPPHLNPSEYEQLPNEAGVYYFHDKLGKVIYVGKAVNIKKRVLSHFTGNNIQAQRQNFLKEIHHISYECCGTELMALLLECAEIKRFWPKYNRALKRYEPKFGLFSYEDQNGYLHLAIGKIIKGQACIQLFQREYDAIQLLQTFIREGDINPQFCQFGHASLTTKSIKKNDLPDRILHNTRVERCIEEWLRERPSYVLIDKGRNSDEKSCIVIENGLFYGMGYIDQYCQCNELEDIKRQVNKYQSNHYMMELVKMAAERQPNKVHFLTKSTLLAVAAEPNLSYDKMSPNNLFNFV, encoded by the coding sequence ATGAGTGTAAATCAAAGCAAAAAACAAGAGTTTGCCATTGTGGACATAGAGACTACAGGCGGCAATGCAAAATCAAGTCGGATTACGGAGGTTGCCATTGTTATTCACGATGGTAATCAAGTGTTGGAACGTTGGGAAACATTGGTTAATCCAGGGAAAGAAATTCCGAATTCGATTTTTGCACTTACTGGCATCGATAATGAGATGGTAAAGGATGCTCCATTATTTGATGAAGTAGCCGAACATATTTATGGAATGCTTGAAGACCGTATTTTTGTTGCACATAATGTAAATTTTGACTATTCATTCATCCGATTTCAACTTCAGGAATCGGGCTTCGAGTGGTCAGCTATAAAATTATGTACGGTACGCTATGCACGAAAAATAAAGCCGGGATTATTATCCTATAGTTTAGGACGTCTATGTGATTATTTAGATATCCCTATTGAAAATAGGCATCGTGCGGGCGGTGACGCCAATGCAACGGCTATTCTTTTTGCTTATTTAAAAGCGCTGGATACCGAGCAGGTCTTTCAGGATATGATTAAACATAAAGCACTAGACCAACGTTTTCCCCCGCATTTAAATCCGTCAGAGTATGAGCAATTGCCTAATGAGGCCGGAGTTTATTATTTTCATGACAAACTTGGAAAAGTTATTTATGTTGGCAAGGCCGTAAATATCAAAAAAAGAGTATTGTCCCATTTTACGGGAAATAATATTCAAGCACAAAGGCAGAATTTTTTAAAAGAAATTCATCATATAAGTTACGAATGCTGTGGCACAGAGCTTATGGCACTTCTTTTGGAATGTGCAGAGATTAAAAGGTTTTGGCCAAAATATAATCGGGCGCTTAAGCGATATGAACCCAAATTCGGTTTGTTCTCTTATGAGGATCAAAATGGCTACCTCCACCTGGCTATTGGGAAGATAATAAAGGGACAAGCGTGTATCCAATTGTTTCAACGTGAATATGATGCGATTCAATTGCTGCAAACATTTATTCGGGAGGGGGATATTAATCCGCAATTTTGTCAGTTTGGTCATGCCAGCTTGACCACGAAATCCATAAAAAAGAATGATTTGCCTGACCGAATCCTGCATAATACGAGAGTTGAACGTTGTATTGAGGAGTGGCTTAGGGAGCGACCGTCTTACGTCCTGATCGATAAAGGACGTAATTCCGATGAAAAAAGCTGTATCGTCATTGAAAATGGTCTTTTTTATGGAATGGGTTATATTGACCAATATTGTCAATGTAACGAGCTTGAAGACATAAAAAGGCAGGTCAATAAATATCAAAGTAATCACTACATGATGGAATTGGTCAAAATGGCCGCAGAAAGGCAGCCTAATAAAGTACATTTCCTAACAAAATCTACGCTCCTCGCTGTTGCAGCAGAACCCAATTTATCTTATGACAAAATGTCTCCGAATAACCTTTTTAACTTTGTCTGA
- a CDS encoding DUF5009 domain-containing protein, whose amino-acid sequence MTRFKSLDIFRGFTLAAMILVNNPGNYHHVFPQLEHSIWHGCTFTDLIFPFFLFAVGNSMAFSLKNINQQAPSAYWQKVAKRTGILFMLGIFLNVFPFVEWNSLHQLEWIPFAKYRYFGVLQRIAICYFSCAMLVYYFKDNGAIIIGTAFLLFYWLICYYSNPSDPYSLDGWFGTALDIRIFGASHLYHGEGTAFDPEDIWSVLPAISQTIFGYITGKYIIQKLTGKRELMNLFIVGLSFILIGYLWSFVFPINKKIWTSSYAVFSTGIALSFLGILIYLIEFQNIKGIIYTVLDDFGKNTLFIYCLSGLIPTICSFILIGDTHQNLWNLTYHFLFDSWQNQRLSSALFALLFVALNWLIAYCLRKKKIYIKI is encoded by the coding sequence ATGACTCGTTTTAAATCACTGGATATTTTCCGTGGGTTTACACTCGCGGCGATGATTCTCGTCAATAATCCCGGCAACTACCACCATGTATTTCCTCAACTTGAACACTCCATCTGGCATGGATGTACGTTTACAGATCTTATATTTCCATTTTTCTTATTTGCTGTTGGAAACTCGATGGCATTTTCTTTAAAAAATATCAATCAACAGGCTCCATCAGCCTATTGGCAAAAAGTTGCGAAAAGAACAGGCATCCTTTTTATGCTGGGCATCTTTTTAAATGTTTTTCCTTTTGTTGAATGGAATAGCCTTCACCAGTTGGAATGGATTCCATTTGCCAAATACAGGTATTTCGGCGTATTGCAACGTATCGCTATCTGTTATTTCAGTTGCGCCATGTTAGTATATTATTTTAAAGATAATGGCGCAATTATCATCGGTACGGCATTTCTCTTGTTCTATTGGTTGATTTGCTACTATAGTAATCCATCGGATCCTTATAGTTTGGACGGTTGGTTCGGAACTGCACTTGATATTCGAATCTTCGGTGCATCCCATCTCTATCACGGCGAGGGCACAGCATTTGATCCAGAGGATATCTGGAGCGTTTTACCGGCCATCAGTCAAACAATATTCGGGTATATTACCGGAAAGTACATTATTCAAAAACTGACAGGAAAAAGGGAGCTGATGAACCTATTTATCGTAGGTCTGTCCTTTATCCTGATTGGCTATCTATGGTCATTTGTTTTTCCTATTAATAAGAAGATCTGGACCAGCAGCTACGCCGTATTCAGCACTGGAATTGCACTCTCTTTTCTCGGTATATTAATCTATCTTATCGAATTTCAAAACATCAAAGGGATAATTTACACTGTCCTTGACGATTTCGGTAAGAATACACTATTTATCTATTGTCTTAGCGGCTTAATCCCCACGATTTGTTCTTTTATTCTCATCGGGGATACACATCAAAATCTTTGGAACTTAACCTACCATTTCCTGTTTGATAGCTGGCAAAACCAACGATTATCCTCAGCCCTTTTTGCGCTGCTATTTGTCGCTTTGAATTGGTTGATCGCATATTGCCTACGGAAGAAAAAAATCTATATCAAAATCTAG
- a CDS encoding RagB/SusD family nutrient uptake outer membrane protein, which translates to MKSNRYTSLAIALLASLALNSCKKFLDLQPTSTVTSENAYLTGDNIEKALNGAYNSFIGNGTRPGSNANYYQWEMILQTDIRSDNAHAAGGGEIDFAQIDYNTITNTNEMVRRDWEELYGAISKCNIVIDNVGKVTDPTFSDERRKQILGEASFLRAFHYYQLVKLYGGVPLEKHSNSTDSEVLRIKRSTVEEVYDFIDSDLQVAANNLPDGFGQPSIDKVRATKGAANALLTKIWAQRPDRDYNKVLQYANAVITGKGGYQLLQNYADLFDGKHNYNSESIIEIPYIAGSPNLSCWGGAFFFPDLDENGQINENEWRRYGTPSKDLVEAYDNAGDTERKNANIWFFSVPWADEFWNPCGDADTEIPFNVKQKHANSFQSGDHFYLLRLADIILLKAEAQNALENASGALNTINIIRRRAGLSDLSGVSSSALKAIILNERRLELAFEGQRWDDLNRYGVTVDVMNKLNEIKFTCDNGKQSNPTLIKYNFNQNSLLLPIPLLELQANPSLTQNPGY; encoded by the coding sequence ATGAAATCAAATAGATATACGTCATTAGCCATCGCCTTATTGGCTTCTCTTGCTCTAAATTCCTGCAAAAAGTTTTTAGATCTTCAGCCTACCTCCACGGTAACGAGTGAAAATGCCTATCTCACCGGAGACAATATTGAGAAAGCATTAAACGGGGCCTATAATTCTTTTATAGGCAATGGTACCCGCCCAGGAAGCAATGCCAATTATTATCAATGGGAGATGATTTTACAGACCGATATCCGTTCGGACAATGCGCATGCGGCCGGCGGTGGTGAGATAGACTTTGCACAAATTGACTATAATACGATTACGAATACCAATGAAATGGTACGCAGGGATTGGGAAGAACTATATGGAGCAATCTCAAAATGCAATATCGTTATCGACAATGTTGGTAAAGTCACAGATCCTACTTTTTCGGATGAAAGACGCAAACAAATTCTTGGAGAAGCTTCATTTTTAAGAGCCTTCCATTATTATCAATTGGTCAAACTTTACGGTGGTGTCCCCTTGGAAAAACACTCCAACAGTACAGATTCGGAAGTATTACGCATCAAGCGATCAACTGTAGAGGAGGTTTATGATTTTATAGATTCGGATCTACAAGTGGCAGCAAACAATCTTCCCGATGGATTTGGACAGCCCTCTATTGACAAGGTTAGAGCTACAAAAGGTGCTGCAAATGCCTTGCTGACAAAGATATGGGCGCAACGCCCTGATCGGGATTACAATAAGGTATTGCAATACGCCAATGCAGTGATCACTGGAAAAGGTGGCTATCAGCTCCTTCAAAACTATGCGGATCTTTTTGACGGTAAACATAACTATAACAGTGAATCCATCATAGAGATTCCCTATATCGCCGGCAGTCCCAATCTAAGCTGTTGGGGTGGCGCATTCTTTTTCCCGGATCTTGATGAAAATGGCCAAATCAACGAAAACGAATGGCGCCGGTATGGCACACCTTCGAAAGATCTTGTCGAAGCTTATGACAACGCTGGCGACACTGAACGAAAGAATGCCAACATCTGGTTTTTCTCTGTGCCTTGGGCAGATGAGTTCTGGAACCCTTGTGGAGATGCCGATACAGAAATCCCATTTAATGTAAAGCAAAAACATGCCAACAGCTTCCAAAGTGGCGATCATTTTTACCTTTTGCGGCTTGCGGACATCATTCTGCTTAAAGCAGAGGCTCAAAACGCCTTGGAAAATGCTTCTGGTGCGCTAAACACTATAAACATCATACGTCGTCGCGCAGGGCTCTCCGATTTATCCGGTGTCAGCTCCAGTGCACTGAAGGCCATCATTCTTAACGAGCGCCGATTGGAACTTGCTTTCGAAGGTCAACGTTGGGATGACTTAAATCGTTATGGTGTCACAGTAGATGTAATGAATAAATTAAATGAAATAAAATTTACATGCGATAACGGCAAACAGAGCAACCCTACGTTAATTAAGTATAATTTTAACCAAAATAGCCTGCTCCTTCCAATACCATTATTGGAACTGCAGGCAAATCCGAGCCTGACTCAAAATCCAGGCTATTAA